In Marixanthomonas ophiurae, one genomic interval encodes:
- a CDS encoding porin family protein, translating into MKKTILILLVSFLSLNTFAQIKFEKGYFINNQGIKTNCLIKNMDWRDSPTEIEYKLSENEKVKKASIATIKEFKVSETQKYERHIVEIDRSSDVLSRINYKKKPTFKEEQLFLKVLVEGNATLYLYKDSNLSRYFYKTETKEIEQLVFKKYIIETYKVAENNRYKQQLWNNLKCDDYSMNSIDKIGYNAGNLTRFFVKYNECINAEYYDYTKNQNKLVFNLSIRPGVRFSTLVIDNAIRNSSFTDFGNNTSFSIGLEGEFKLPFNKNKWALIVEPTYQYLKTEKENQQTIKVDYTSVEVPAGLRHYFFLNDKSKIFINASYVFDFSLNSVIEFEESTDLEVKSSTNFAFGIGYNFNDRYSAEFRIATKRRILNSYLFWGSEYNNVSFILGYTIF; encoded by the coding sequence ATGAAAAAAACAATACTCATTCTATTAGTATCATTTTTAAGCCTCAACACATTTGCACAAATTAAATTTGAAAAAGGTTATTTTATCAACAATCAAGGTATAAAAACCAATTGTCTAATAAAAAATATGGACTGGAGAGACAGTCCCACCGAAATTGAATATAAACTTTCTGAAAACGAAAAAGTAAAGAAAGCTTCTATTGCAACAATTAAAGAGTTTAAGGTTTCAGAAACACAAAAATACGAACGTCACATAGTTGAAATCGATAGGTCTAGTGATGTGTTGAGTAGGATAAACTACAAAAAAAAACCTACTTTTAAAGAAGAACAGCTTTTTTTAAAAGTATTGGTTGAAGGAAATGCAACTTTATACCTGTACAAAGACAGTAATTTAAGTCGTTATTTTTATAAAACTGAAACCAAAGAGATAGAACAGTTGGTTTTCAAGAAATATATAATTGAAACTTATAAAGTAGCCGAGAATAATAGGTACAAACAACAATTATGGAATAATTTAAAATGCGATGACTATTCAATGAACAGCATTGATAAGATAGGATATAACGCTGGTAATTTAACTAGATTTTTTGTGAAATATAACGAGTGTATTAATGCAGAGTATTATGATTACACCAAAAATCAAAATAAATTGGTTTTTAATTTGAGTATTAGACCGGGGGTAAGGTTTTCAACCTTGGTAATCGACAATGCCATACGCAATTCCTCATTCACAGATTTCGGAAATAACACTTCATTTTCAATAGGACTTGAAGGTGAATTTAAGTTGCCATTCAATAAAAATAAATGGGCTCTAATTGTTGAGCCAACTTATCAATATCTAAAAACAGAAAAAGAAAACCAACAAACTATTAAAGTTGACTATACATCTGTAGAAGTGCCAGCAGGATTAAGACATTACTTTTTCCTCAATGACAAATCGAAAATATTCATTAATGCCTCCTACGTTTTTGATTTTAGCTTAAATTCAGTAATAGAATTTGAAGAATCAACTGACTTAGAAGTAAAATCAAGTACCAATTTTGCTTTTGGTATTGGTTACAACTTCAATGACCGGTATAGCGCAGAGTTCAGAATCGCTACCAAAAGAAGAATATTGAATAGTTATCTTTTTTGGGGGTCAGAGTATAATAACGTATCCTTTATTCTTGGGTACACCATTTTCTAA
- a CDS encoding DUF2911 domain-containing protein, whose product MKNLLLLACTVLFSAGMYAQIETPQSSPFQKIEQTVGLTDITLEYSRPAMRERTIFGGLVPYGKVWRTGANKNTTITFDKPVMIGKTELKPGSYAIYTKPNKENWEVYFYSDANNWGTPEKWDESKVAAKTTAEVYPMPMKIESFTITFDDVAHDSANLGMLWENTYVGVPIKVMTDKEVSASIDKVMGGPNANDYYSSAVYYLETGKDINQAKTWIDKAIDMAENPAFWQYRQQSLIYAKAGDKKGAIKAAKKSMELAKQKGNDDYIALNEKSLKEWGAM is encoded by the coding sequence ATGAAAAATCTATTACTATTAGCTTGTACTGTGCTCTTTTCAGCAGGAATGTATGCACAAATTGAAACGCCACAATCTAGTCCGTTTCAGAAAATTGAACAGACTGTGGGGTTGACCGATATTACTCTTGAATATTCGCGTCCTGCTATGCGAGAGCGAACTATATTTGGAGGTTTAGTACCTTATGGAAAAGTGTGGCGTACTGGAGCCAATAAAAACACGACCATTACATTTGACAAACCGGTTATGATCGGGAAAACCGAACTAAAACCAGGTTCATATGCTATATACACTAAGCCTAATAAAGAGAATTGGGAAGTGTATTTTTATAGTGATGCAAACAACTGGGGAACTCCAGAAAAATGGGATGAGAGTAAAGTAGCTGCTAAAACAACTGCAGAAGTATATCCTATGCCAATGAAAATCGAATCGTTTACTATAACGTTTGACGATGTAGCTCATGATTCAGCTAATCTTGGGATGCTTTGGGAGAATACTTACGTAGGTGTTCCTATAAAAGTGATGACCGATAAAGAAGTTTCGGCATCTATTGATAAAGTTATGGGAGGTCCTAATGCTAACGACTACTATTCATCTGCTGTTTATTACTTAGAAACAGGTAAAGACATTAATCAAGCAAAGACTTGGATTGATAAAGCCATCGATATGGCAGAAAATCCTGCATTTTGGCAGTACAGACAACAATCGTTAATCTATGCTAAAGCGGGTGACAAAAAAGGAGCAATTAAAGCAGCTAAAAAGTCTATGGAATTAGCTAAACAAAAAGGTAATGATGACTATATAGCCTTAAATGAAAAGTCATTGAAAGAGTGGGGAGCTATGTAA
- a CDS encoding SRPBCC family protein: MKLYKLHTKQNVPISKEEAWEFLSAPQNLKVITPDYMGFTILSGVDKSMYPGQIIEYIVTPILGIKTKWVTEITHVKNLEYFVDEQRFGPYSLWHHKHFIKEIDGGVEMEDIVHYKLPMGFLGQIAHPFLVKPKLDEIFDYRRNKLTELFGEIK, from the coding sequence ATGAAACTATATAAATTACACACCAAACAAAATGTGCCGATATCAAAAGAAGAAGCCTGGGAGTTTCTTTCAGCACCACAAAACCTGAAGGTAATCACTCCAGATTACATGGGTTTTACTATTCTCTCTGGTGTAGATAAATCTATGTATCCCGGTCAAATAATTGAGTATATCGTTACACCTATTTTAGGTATTAAAACAAAATGGGTAACCGAAATAACACACGTTAAAAACCTTGAGTATTTTGTGGATGAACAACGTTTTGGCCCCTACTCGCTTTGGCATCATAAACACTTTATAAAAGAAATTGATGGCGGGGTTGAAATGGAAGATATCGTTCACTACAAACTTCCTATGGGTTTTCTGGGCCAAATAGCACACCCCTTTTTGGTAAAGCCTAAATTAGATGAAATTTTTGACTACCGCAGAAATAAGCTTACGGAGCTTTTCGGCGAAATAAAATAA